A portion of the Sphingobacterium spiritivorum genome contains these proteins:
- a CDS encoding glycerophosphodiester phosphodiesterase family protein: MNTYCKLLLPLILVTCYTISNAFAQKLHIQNYNTVGDMYKAFQYTPGKKIISGHRGTIEQGLPENSIPAFEAVLRHTPAIFEIDPRLTKDSIAVLLHDADLERVTNGKGKVSDYTWKELKKLKLKDHAGNVTPYHINTLDEVIDWAKGKTILNLDKKDLPMEMTAGIIKKHNAYSWVWVTVHNVDQAKFYLDKNPDQYMSMHIKDQSALDKFKASGLPYNRMIVYIGPEVKAANQQMYDFFHSKSVMCMISTAPTYDKLSSKEARAEQYRAVFEDGASILESDLPLEVSQALR, encoded by the coding sequence ATGAACACCTATTGCAAACTGCTTCTGCCATTGATTCTGGTTACCTGTTATACTATTTCAAATGCTTTTGCTCAAAAACTTCACATACAGAATTATAACACGGTAGGGGATATGTACAAAGCTTTTCAGTATACACCAGGTAAAAAAATAATAAGCGGACATCGGGGGACAATAGAGCAAGGGCTTCCTGAAAATTCTATCCCGGCTTTTGAGGCCGTGTTAAGACATACTCCCGCTATCTTTGAGATTGATCCCCGCCTTACAAAAGACAGTATTGCCGTTTTACTGCACGATGCTGATCTGGAGCGCGTCACAAATGGAAAAGGAAAAGTATCGGATTACACCTGGAAGGAGCTGAAAAAGCTGAAGCTTAAAGACCATGCCGGTAATGTAACCCCTTACCACATCAATACACTGGATGAAGTCATAGACTGGGCTAAAGGAAAGACAATCCTCAATCTTGATAAAAAAGATCTGCCTATGGAAATGACTGCCGGTATTATCAAAAAACATAATGCTTACAGTTGGGTTTGGGTCACGGTGCATAATGTAGATCAGGCTAAATTTTATCTGGATAAAAACCCTGATCAGTATATGTCCATGCATATCAAAGATCAATCTGCACTGGATAAGTTTAAAGCGTCAGGACTGCCTTATAACCGGATGATAGTATATATCGGTCCTGAAGTGAAAGCAGCCAATCAGCAGATGTATGACTTTTTCCATTCCAAATCAGTGATGTGTATGATTTCTACAGCCCCGACCTATGATAAGTTAAGCAGCAAAGAAGCCAGAGCAGAGCAATACCGTGCGGTCTTTGAGGATGGAGCTTCTATACTGGAGTCTGACCTGCCTTTAGAGGTTTCACAGGCTTTGAGATAG
- a CDS encoding sulfatase-like hydrolase/transferase, with the protein MGTLNQIVFLFTLFMLTTGSVSAQQRPNIILILSDDGGYEDFGCYGSPDIPTPHIDALAQGGIRFTNSYVTASVCAPSRAGLLMGQYQQRSGFEHNVSDLPAKGYQIQDVGLSDTIRTIADQMQSNGYETVAIGKWHQGNETKHHPLHKGFNHFFGFIGGHRSFFPIRTAIKQEEKILNDYTEVDEKDVYYLTDMFTDKAISYIRQKQDKPYFIYLSYNAVHTPVEATPQKLAQFAHLKDAQRRSYAGLMSAMDDGIGRIVAELKESGQLENTLLIFLNDNGAATNNGADNGPLRGLKGSKWEGGIRVPMIMHWPKELPEGKDYNGLVSSLDLVPTCVAAARGTVRSDMQLDGVNILPFVSGKNNQEPHAYLCWRRGVAAAIRKERWKLIQVRGESPLLFDLSRDIGETKDLAEAQPQKVKELTALLQHWEQGLDNPHWVSPYGDYNQIMKHKMDVIGRKMERQYP; encoded by the coding sequence ATGGGAACCTTGAATCAAATCGTTTTTCTGTTCACCCTATTCATGCTGACAACGGGATCTGTTAGTGCGCAGCAGCGTCCTAATATTATTCTTATTCTGTCAGACGACGGTGGATACGAAGACTTTGGCTGTTATGGAAGTCCGGATATTCCTACTCCACATATAGATGCCCTTGCTCAGGGAGGAATTCGTTTTACAAACAGTTATGTGACTGCTTCGGTATGTGCACCCTCACGTGCAGGTCTGTTAATGGGACAATATCAACAACGAAGCGGATTTGAACACAACGTCTCTGATTTACCAGCAAAAGGCTATCAGATTCAGGATGTAGGTTTGTCGGATACCATTCGTACTATTGCTGATCAGATGCAGTCAAACGGATACGAAACAGTAGCTATCGGAAAATGGCATCAGGGAAATGAGACAAAGCATCATCCGCTGCATAAAGGATTTAATCATTTTTTTGGATTTATAGGTGGTCACCGTAGCTTTTTCCCTATCCGAACGGCTATTAAGCAGGAAGAAAAGATCCTGAATGATTATACCGAAGTGGATGAAAAGGATGTCTATTACCTTACGGATATGTTTACGGATAAAGCCATATCTTACATTCGCCAAAAACAGGATAAACCATATTTCATATATCTGTCCTATAATGCAGTGCATACTCCTGTAGAGGCAACACCTCAAAAGTTAGCACAGTTTGCGCACCTTAAAGATGCTCAGCGCCGGAGTTATGCGGGACTTATGTCTGCTATGGATGACGGTATCGGTCGCATAGTCGCTGAGCTAAAGGAAAGCGGGCAACTGGAGAATACATTACTTATTTTTCTAAATGATAATGGGGCTGCTACCAATAACGGAGCCGATAATGGTCCGTTGAGAGGACTTAAAGGTTCCAAATGGGAAGGTGGAATCCGTGTTCCAATGATTATGCACTGGCCGAAAGAGCTACCGGAAGGTAAAGATTACAATGGCCTGGTCAGTTCGCTCGATCTGGTTCCTACCTGCGTTGCTGCGGCAAGAGGAACAGTAAGATCAGACATGCAGCTGGACGGAGTAAATATTTTACCGTTTGTAAGCGGTAAAAATAATCAGGAACCTCATGCGTATCTCTGCTGGAGAAGAGGGGTTGCAGCTGCTATTCGCAAAGAACGGTGGAAGCTTATACAGGTAAGAGGAGAATCACCTTTGTTATTTGATCTCAGCCGTGACATCGGAGAGACTAAAGATCTGGCAGAAGCTCAGCCTCAAAAAGTGAAAGAACTGACTGCTCTCCTGCAACATTGGGAACAAGGTCTCGACAATCCACACTGGGTAAGTCCCTATGGAGATTATAATCAGATTATGAAACATAAAATGGACGTCATCGGAAGAAAGATGGAACGCCAGTATCCTTAA
- a CDS encoding two-component regulator propeller domain-containing protein yields MTYKPKLVYYLFLLLLFLPDVSFAQYRFDHLSVADGLSNSTVLSIGQDRRGFMWFGTRDGLNRYDGRTVSHYSHTADDPTTLIDNDYIYSIKEDETGNIWFGSQKGLSYYSLAEDRFEQINYQVAGKSRPHSFAILCIYITRDKKIFFGTNEGLSYLESNKSRKFIHIGDKEGLVGQQVNTISEDVAGNIWVGTDKGLNKIQIPKNHKIKIEQSGILHPSGSYFVRALECVNDQLYIGIDNKGIIRYDLRNGIIHNYTKENGKLSNNIIRKIIYSKRSGKLYIGTMSGLTIEDLKSGRIDQIHKDLSNSSNLSDNSIKDIFEDKDGSIWLGTNFGGVSVFHPTKSYFKIYRANPYVNSLSGDLISQLKVDKFDNLWIGTEGNGLDYLDRKTQRFTSISGTYGQIRSSTVKSIWIDKDRIWVGLFDGGIDVLQQNGKSIQSFSPGLHMLNQGYISSIQRHPDGKYWIGTASNGINIYDSTQQRFSYINDTSKVRLSNNYIKDILIDQSANVWVGTVKGLNVLWKNTTQFELYEIGEEGLTSSYIHCIRESPSKEIWIGTYKGGVYRFDKATHKFDRWSLQEGLPSPNIMSLEFDEQGMVWVATDKGLARLNPETGNIQLFDTHDGLPSSEFSLNASTRAHDGRLYFGTYKGLVEINPKQFTGQTKNPEIRLSALKLFNTIVHPDDATHLLDHDISLMSGLTLNYDQNYFTIDFISIDYINQFKIKYRYKLDGFDQEWNNVDQPVASYTNLSPGNYTLLLNATNADGKWGDKPYALTIKVRPPLWQTWWAYMLYALILLSGGYLFDRFRRRQIQLSNELLYQQKYAKDLDGLYQAKLDFFTKISHEIRTPLTLIVAPLDKLLEQIREKETGSYYLGIIKKNVDRLLLMVNELLDFRKIEEGKVELRLQQVMLLPFIEEQVELFQEAFHTGGIHFTLKCTVTEPVYLDPYQFSKVMSNLLVNAIKFTPAGGSISIEAERQQTKVAVFITDTGMGIAEEDLEKVFANFYQSDQVREKGWGIGLSLCKAIVEQHGGTIHVQSTAQKGTTFTILLPASVPASYPVRPENTMFRHNTEVSIPSAELSLIHPKLKRSLLIVEDNRDVADFLLKSLELEYDVYTAANGEEGVQMALEILPQLIISDVSMPKMDGVELTRILKSDPATSHIPVILLTAMDKEVQITAGYEAKANAYIIKPFSIQVLLLQISNQLDHVDRLREKYTESLLNPTSEETYTDIDAVFLKELKSHIENRLEDADLRVTDLIAHMGVSQTAFYKKVKTLTGLTIGDFIKILRLNRAAALLQETDLPVSQIAYKVGFNDPKYFSKEFKKYFGKNPTDYSKK; encoded by the coding sequence ATGACCTATAAGCCGAAATTAGTATACTATCTTTTTTTGTTGCTGTTATTTCTACCTGATGTATCGTTCGCGCAGTACCGTTTTGACCATTTATCAGTAGCAGACGGGCTATCCAACAGTACCGTACTTTCTATCGGGCAGGACCGGAGGGGCTTTATGTGGTTTGGTACACGAGACGGGCTCAATCGTTATGACGGTCGTACTGTTTCACATTATTCACATACTGCAGATGACCCGACCACGCTTATAGACAATGATTATATCTACAGTATCAAAGAAGATGAAACCGGAAATATCTGGTTTGGTTCACAGAAAGGACTCAGTTACTATTCACTGGCCGAAGACCGTTTTGAACAGATTAATTATCAGGTAGCTGGCAAAAGCAGGCCACATTCATTTGCAATACTTTGCATTTACATTACAAGAGATAAAAAAATATTCTTCGGAACTAATGAAGGCTTAAGTTATCTGGAAAGCAACAAATCCCGGAAATTTATTCATATAGGTGATAAGGAAGGGCTTGTCGGTCAGCAAGTAAATACGATCAGTGAAGATGTTGCAGGGAATATATGGGTAGGGACAGATAAAGGATTAAATAAAATTCAAATCCCAAAAAATCATAAAATTAAGATAGAGCAATCCGGGATATTGCATCCTTCCGGATCTTACTTTGTCCGAGCATTGGAATGCGTAAACGATCAGCTTTACATAGGAATAGATAATAAGGGAATTATACGATATGATCTCCGGAATGGTATTATACATAATTATACAAAGGAGAATGGTAAATTAAGTAATAATATTATCCGCAAAATCATCTATTCCAAAAGATCCGGAAAATTGTATATCGGTACAATGAGCGGATTGACTATTGAGGATCTGAAAAGCGGACGTATAGATCAGATACATAAAGATCTTTCCAACAGCAGCAATCTTTCGGACAATTCCATTAAAGATATATTTGAAGATAAGGACGGATCCATTTGGTTAGGTACCAATTTCGGAGGTGTATCCGTATTTCATCCGACCAAATCCTACTTTAAAATATATCGTGCTAATCCGTATGTCAATAGTTTAAGCGGAGATCTGATAAGTCAGTTGAAAGTCGATAAGTTTGACAATTTATGGATAGGGACAGAAGGCAACGGTCTTGATTACCTGGACCGGAAAACCCAAAGGTTTACAAGTATATCCGGGACTTACGGGCAAATTCGTTCTTCTACAGTCAAATCCATATGGATAGATAAAGACCGGATATGGGTAGGCTTGTTTGACGGAGGAATAGATGTGCTGCAACAGAATGGGAAAAGTATACAGTCGTTTTCTCCCGGCTTGCATATGCTTAATCAGGGATACATAAGCAGCATTCAGCGACATCCGGACGGGAAGTATTGGATTGGTACTGCTTCCAACGGGATCAATATTTATGACAGCACACAACAACGTTTTTCTTATATTAACGATACCTCCAAAGTCCGTTTGTCTAACAATTACATCAAGGATATCCTGATCGATCAATCTGCGAATGTTTGGGTTGGAACAGTTAAGGGGTTAAATGTGCTATGGAAGAATACCACTCAGTTTGAACTGTATGAGATAGGAGAGGAAGGGCTTACATCTTCTTATATCCATTGTATCCGGGAAAGTCCTTCCAAAGAAATATGGATCGGAACCTATAAGGGAGGTGTCTACAGATTTGATAAAGCCACACATAAATTTGATCGCTGGAGTCTACAGGAAGGTCTGCCAAGTCCCAATATAATGTCTCTGGAATTTGATGAACAGGGAATGGTATGGGTAGCTACGGATAAAGGATTGGCCAGATTAAACCCTGAAACCGGCAATATCCAGCTTTTTGATACACATGACGGACTACCGTCTTCCGAATTTAGTCTTAATGCTTCGACCCGTGCCCATGATGGTCGTTTGTATTTCGGTACCTATAAAGGGCTTGTCGAGATTAATCCGAAGCAATTTACCGGACAAACTAAGAATCCCGAAATCAGGCTTTCGGCACTCAAACTGTTCAACACGATTGTACATCCCGACGATGCTACTCATTTGCTGGATCACGATATAAGTCTGATGTCCGGGCTTACACTCAACTACGACCAGAATTATTTTACCATAGATTTTATCTCCATTGACTATATCAATCAGTTTAAAATAAAATACAGGTACAAACTTGATGGTTTTGATCAGGAATGGAACAACGTGGATCAACCCGTTGCCAGTTATACGAATCTTTCTCCCGGAAATTATACCTTGCTGCTCAATGCTACAAATGCAGACGGTAAATGGGGGGATAAACCGTATGCATTGACTATCAAAGTTCGGCCCCCTCTGTGGCAGACCTGGTGGGCTTATATGCTCTATGCACTGATTCTGCTTTCCGGAGGATATCTTTTTGACCGCTTCAGACGCCGGCAGATCCAATTGAGCAATGAACTGCTCTATCAGCAGAAGTATGCAAAGGATCTGGATGGTCTCTATCAGGCAAAACTGGATTTCTTTACTAAAATATCACATGAGATCCGTACACCACTGACACTGATTGTCGCTCCGCTGGATAAGCTGTTGGAACAGATCCGCGAAAAGGAAACCGGATCCTACTACCTTGGTATCATCAAAAAGAATGTAGATCGCCTCTTGTTGATGGTCAATGAATTGCTGGATTTCCGGAAAATCGAAGAAGGTAAAGTGGAATTAAGATTACAGCAAGTGATGTTGTTGCCTTTTATAGAGGAACAGGTTGAGCTGTTTCAGGAGGCTTTTCATACAGGTGGAATCCACTTTACCCTGAAATGTACCGTTACAGAGCCTGTTTATCTCGATCCTTATCAATTCAGTAAAGTAATGTCCAATCTGCTGGTCAATGCAATCAAATTTACACCTGCAGGCGGATCAATCAGTATAGAGGCTGAAAGACAGCAAACTAAAGTAGCTGTCTTCATCACGGATACAGGTATGGGGATCGCTGAGGAAGATCTGGAGAAAGTATTTGCGAATTTTTATCAGAGTGACCAGGTGCGTGAAAAAGGCTGGGGAATAGGACTGTCACTGTGTAAAGCTATCGTTGAACAGCATGGAGGAACAATCCATGTTCAATCTACAGCTCAAAAGGGAACCACATTTACTATTCTACTGCCGGCCTCTGTACCGGCCTCCTATCCTGTACGTCCGGAAAATACGATGTTCCGGCATAATACAGAGGTAAGCATTCCGTCTGCCGAACTTTCCCTTATACATCCTAAGTTAAAAAGAAGCCTTCTGATTGTGGAGGACAACAGAGATGTCGCAGATTTTTTGCTCAAATCACTGGAGCTGGAATATGATGTATATACCGCAGCAAACGGTGAAGAGGGTGTGCAGATGGCATTAGAGATACTTCCGCAATTGATTATTTCTGATGTATCCATGCCGAAAATGGATGGGGTGGAGCTCACACGTATACTGAAGTCTGATCCTGCAACCAGTCATATTCCTGTAATTCTGTTAACTGCAATGGACAAGGAAGTGCAGATCACAGCCGGATATGAGGCAAAAGCCAATGCATATATTATCAAACCCTTTAGTATACAGGTTTTACTACTGCAGATCAGCAACCAGTTGGATCATGTAGACCGCCTGAGGGAAAAATATACAGAATCTCTCTTAAATCCTACCTCAGAAGAAACCTATACGGATATAGATGCTGTTTTTCTCAAAGAGTTGAAATCCCATATAGAAAACAGACTGGAAGATGCAGATCTGCGTGTAACGGATCTGATCGCACATATGGGGGTTTCGCAAACTGCTTTTTATAAAAAAGTCAAGACACTAACCGGACTGACTATAGGTGATTTTATTAAAATACTCCGTCTCAATCGTGCGGCTGCGCTGCTGCAGGAGACAGATCTGCCCGTGTCTCAGATTGCCTACAAAGTTGGTTTCAACGATCCAAAATATTTTAGTAAAGAATTCAAAAAATATTTTGGAAAGAATCCTACAGATTATTCTAAAAAATAG